One genomic segment of Chryseobacterium phocaeense includes these proteins:
- a CDS encoding HAL/PAL/TAL family ammonia-lyase, protein MKISNFLELKDFQKIIIENRKIELNDSLLDRVEASFQFLKEFSKNKVIYGVNTGFGPMAQFKISDEDKLQLQYNLIRSHSSGIGNPLPADEVKACMLARLNTLSLGNSGVHQSVVHLLKELINRDITPLVFEHGGVGASGDLVQLAHLALVLIGEGEVFYKGERKATKEVFETEGLEPIKVEIREGLALMNGTSVMSGIGIVNTYKANQLTDISIRLSCAINEIVQAYDDHLSEVLNGTKKHYGQQKVAERMRAYLADSKLIRKREDHLYTHFEEQEKVFKEKVQEYYSLRCVPQILGPVLDTLEYTENVLENEINSANDNPIISVEDRHVYHGGNFHGDYISLEMDKLKIVVTKLTMLAERQLNYLLNAKINEILPPFVNLGKLGFNFGMQGVQFTATSTTAESQMLSNPMYVHSIPNNNDNQDVVSMGTNAAVICRKVIENAFEVLAIEAITIIQAVEYLGFQDKVSSSTKELYDEIRKIIPAFSDDMVMYPYLEKVKEYLKTM, encoded by the coding sequence ATGAAAATAAGTAACTTTTTAGAACTGAAGGATTTTCAAAAAATCATCATTGAGAACAGAAAAATTGAATTGAACGACTCACTTTTAGACAGAGTGGAGGCCAGCTTTCAGTTTTTAAAGGAGTTTTCGAAAAATAAAGTAATATACGGTGTGAATACCGGTTTTGGGCCCATGGCTCAATTTAAAATCAGTGATGAAGACAAGCTCCAGCTTCAGTATAACCTGATCAGGAGCCATTCTTCAGGGATCGGAAATCCATTGCCTGCTGATGAAGTAAAGGCCTGTATGCTGGCAAGACTTAACACCCTCTCACTTGGAAATTCAGGCGTACATCAGTCCGTAGTTCATTTACTTAAAGAATTGATCAATAGGGATATTACGCCATTGGTCTTTGAACACGGAGGTGTGGGGGCAAGCGGTGACCTGGTACAGCTGGCCCACCTTGCATTGGTACTGATTGGTGAAGGGGAAGTTTTTTATAAAGGTGAAAGAAAAGCAACTAAAGAGGTTTTTGAAACAGAAGGATTGGAACCAATCAAGGTGGAAATCCGTGAAGGCCTTGCTTTGATGAACGGAACCTCCGTAATGTCCGGAATAGGAATTGTAAATACCTACAAGGCGAATCAGTTAACAGATATTTCAATCAGACTTTCCTGTGCAATTAATGAAATTGTTCAGGCGTACGATGACCATCTTTCAGAAGTTCTGAACGGAACCAAAAAACACTATGGCCAGCAGAAAGTGGCAGAAAGAATGCGTGCCTATTTAGCCGATAGTAAGCTAATCAGGAAAAGAGAAGACCATCTTTATACCCATTTTGAAGAGCAGGAAAAAGTTTTCAAGGAAAAAGTACAGGAATATTACTCCCTGAGATGTGTTCCTCAAATCCTGGGTCCGGTGCTGGATACGTTGGAATACACGGAAAATGTTCTTGAAAATGAAATCAATTCAGCGAATGACAACCCGATCATCAGTGTTGAAGACCGTCATGTATATCACGGCGGAAACTTCCACGGAGATTATATTTCTCTGGAAATGGATAAACTGAAAATTGTGGTAACTAAGCTCACGATGTTGGCAGAACGGCAGTTGAACTACCTTTTAAATGCAAAGATCAATGAAATCTTGCCTCCTTTTGTAAATTTAGGTAAATTAGGCTTTAATTTCGGAATGCAGGGGGTTCAGTTTACGGCAACTTCTACCACGGCGGAAAGCCAGATGCTTTCAAACCCGATGTATGTTCACAGTATACCTAATAATAATGATAATCAGGATGTTGTAAGCATGGGAACCAATGCTGCAGTGATTTGCAGAAAAGTGATAGAAAACGCATTTGAAGTCTTGGCTATTGAAGCGATAACCATTATTCAGGCTGTTGAATACCTGGGCTTCCAGGATAAAGTTTCGTCTTCTACCAAAGAACTGTACGATGAAATAAGAAAGATTATTCCTGCGTTCTCAGATGATATGGTGATGTATCCGTATCTGGAAAAAGTGAAGGAATATTTAAAGACAATGTAA
- a CDS encoding acyl carrier protein: protein MEREKIVDIVNDFLVNEFEVDGDEISNDANLKKTLGLDSLDYIDMVVVIESNFGVKLGEADFKKMVTFDDFYTTIENKIAEKNA, encoded by the coding sequence ATGGAAAGGGAAAAAATTGTTGACATCGTTAATGATTTCTTAGTAAACGAATTTGAAGTGGATGGTGATGAAATCAGCAATGACGCCAACCTTAAAAAAACACTCGGGCTCGACAGCCTGGACTATATTGATATGGTCGTAGTAATTGAATCTAATTTTGGAGTAAAATTAGGAGAAGCAGATTTTAAAAAAATGGTCACGTTTGATGATTTCTATACTACTATTGAAAACAAAATCGCTGAAAAAAACGCATAA
- a CDS encoding LpxL/LpxP family acyltransferase: MNKWKGKSKGTITGYKIFVWCIRNIGIRSSYVVLYFVATYYFLFLRKSNRYISYYFQKRLSYGYWKAKASVFKSYFTFGKVLIDKTAISAGLREKYTYEFDGIENLRNLLAEKKGGVLISAHIGNFEIAEHFFADIDFDCQINLVTTDQEVTVIKEYLESVAVKQSNIKFIYVKEDMSHIFEINKALSENELICFTGDRYFEGSKYLEADLLGKSAKFPAGPFLIASRLGVPVVYVYVMKEKNLHYHLYARVAKNIKNRDSQGLLNSYVQNLETMIRKYPLQWFNYFDFWDDID, from the coding sequence ATGAACAAATGGAAAGGTAAATCTAAAGGAACCATCACAGGATATAAAATCTTTGTGTGGTGTATTAGAAATATCGGGATCCGCAGTTCATATGTTGTACTTTATTTTGTAGCAACTTATTATTTTTTATTTCTCAGAAAAAGCAACCGCTACATTTCTTACTATTTTCAGAAAAGACTCAGTTACGGATATTGGAAAGCAAAAGCTTCCGTATTCAAAAGTTATTTCACCTTTGGGAAAGTCCTGATTGATAAAACCGCTATTTCAGCTGGTTTAAGGGAAAAATATACTTATGAATTTGACGGGATAGAGAACCTGAGAAATCTGCTGGCTGAAAAAAAAGGCGGTGTGCTCATTAGTGCCCATATCGGGAATTTTGAAATTGCAGAGCATTTCTTCGCAGATATTGATTTCGATTGTCAGATTAATCTGGTCACTACAGATCAGGAAGTTACGGTGATTAAGGAATATCTGGAAAGTGTCGCCGTAAAGCAGAGTAACATCAAATTTATATATGTAAAAGAGGATATGTCTCATATTTTTGAGATCAACAAGGCCTTATCTGAAAATGAACTGATCTGTTTCACCGGAGACCGTTATTTTGAAGGTTCAAAGTATCTGGAGGCAGATTTGCTGGGAAAAAGTGCAAAGTTTCCGGCGGGTCCCTTCCTTATTGCCTCCCGTTTAGGTGTTCCTGTGGTCTACGTCTATGTGATGAAAGAAAAAAATCTTCACTACCATCTGTACGCAAGAGTGGCAAAAAATATTAAAAACCGTGATTCTCAGGGACTTCTCAATTCTTATGTGCAGAACCTTGAAACCATGATCAGAAAATATCCCCTTCAGTGGTTCAATTATTTTGATTTTTGGGATGATATTGATTAA
- a CDS encoding phenylacetate--CoA ligase family protein yields MEFYPAIERSDLQDIKKFQEYKLQELLRYLENHSPFYQKLFREHHINTEDIRTLEDLRRIPTTTKNDLQQYNHDFFCITPDKIVDYSTTSGTLGDPVTFGLSDGDLERLAYNEAISFACAGIQKGDVVQMITTIDKRFMAGLAYFLGLRKMGASVVRMGPGIPELQWDSIFRYKPKYLITVPSFLLKMIDYAEKNGLDYKNSSVYGAVCIGESIKNQDFSDNILSQKIKEKWNIKLFSTYASTEMSTAFTECEFQIGGHHHPELIITEILDDNGNPVPEGQNGELTITTLGVEAIPLLRFKTGDLVKAHYEPCQCGRTTMRLGPVVGRKQQMIKYKGTTLYPPAMNDILNDFSTILCYQIVIQSNEIGLDEIIIKLSTEQEHETFVNEVRDHFRAKLRVSPKIEVIDFDILSKTVFNPNSRKPITFIDLR; encoded by the coding sequence TTGGAATTCTATCCGGCCATCGAGAGATCAGATCTTCAGGACATCAAAAAATTTCAGGAGTATAAACTTCAGGAACTGCTTAGGTATCTTGAAAACCATTCCCCTTTTTATCAGAAGCTTTTCAGGGAGCATCATATCAATACTGAAGATATCCGGACCTTGGAAGACCTCAGGAGGATCCCAACGACCACAAAGAATGACCTGCAACAGTACAATCATGATTTTTTCTGCATCACACCGGATAAGATTGTAGACTACAGCACCACTTCGGGAACTTTGGGCGATCCGGTTACTTTCGGGCTGTCTGACGGTGATCTGGAAAGACTGGCTTACAATGAAGCCATTTCATTCGCCTGTGCCGGGATCCAAAAAGGAGATGTGGTGCAGATGATTACCACCATTGATAAACGTTTTATGGCAGGTCTTGCCTATTTTCTGGGATTAAGGAAAATGGGAGCCAGCGTGGTCAGAATGGGACCCGGAATTCCTGAACTGCAATGGGATTCTATTTTCAGATATAAGCCTAAATACCTGATCACTGTTCCGTCTTTTCTTTTGAAAATGATTGATTACGCAGAAAAGAATGGGCTGGATTATAAAAATTCAAGCGTTTACGGAGCCGTATGTATAGGGGAAAGTATTAAAAATCAGGATTTTTCGGACAATATTCTTTCGCAGAAGATTAAAGAAAAATGGAACATTAAATTATTTTCCACTTACGCTTCCACGGAAATGAGCACGGCGTTCACAGAATGTGAATTCCAGATCGGAGGACATCATCATCCGGAGCTGATCATCACAGAAATCCTTGATGATAACGGAAATCCTGTTCCGGAAGGGCAAAACGGCGAGTTAACCATTACAACCTTAGGGGTAGAAGCAATTCCGTTGCTTCGTTTTAAAACCGGGGATCTCGTAAAAGCCCATTACGAACCTTGCCAATGCGGGAGAACCACCATGAGGCTTGGGCCGGTGGTAGGAAGAAAACAGCAGATGATCAAATATAAAGGAACCACCTTGTATCCGCCTGCGATGAATGATATTCTGAATGATTTCAGCACTATTTTATGTTATCAGATCGTCATTCAGTCCAATGAGATTGGTCTGGATGAAATTATCATCAAATTGAGTACGGAGCAGGAACACGAGACCTTTGTGAATGAAGTCCGTGATCACTTCCGTGCAAAACTCAGAGTAAGTCCTAAAATTGAAGTCATAGATTTCGATATTCTTTCTAAAACTGTTTTTAATCCGAACAGCAGAAAACCCATTACATTTATCGATTTAAGATAA
- a CDS encoding NAD(P)/FAD-dependent oxidoreductase, protein MSKEFVDVLVIGAGPSGCVSSSYLKKNNINVKVVEKTKFPRLVVGESLIPRVMDHFDEAGLFPALDKMGFEKKLGARFLRGDEVCIFDFSDKFGEGWNWTWQVPRADFDHTLAQEVINKGIDLEFETEVTDIQFNGTDSVTTVKTKDGETKEIHAKFVIDSSGYGRVLPRLLDLEKPSKLSPHSAIFSHVEDINREDGEEGTLISFDIIETEVWLWVIPFSNGNTSVGIVGPTDYIEKLSENGNTAEALRKAISLSDYYVKRFGNVDFLFEPRHLKDYSCSVKQLFGDGYALTGNASEFLDPVFSSGMAFATESGMLAAKLALRQLNGEKIDWQKEYTDYILYGVDVFTTYVKEWYTGNLQELFFHQPENPDVKKKICAVLAGYVWNKDNPFVKKHDSVIKNLANLIKLEKQQQREQL, encoded by the coding sequence ATGAGCAAAGAATTTGTTGATGTTCTTGTAATCGGCGCCGGACCTTCCGGATGCGTATCTTCTTCATACTTAAAGAAGAACAATATCAACGTAAAGGTTGTGGAAAAAACAAAGTTCCCAAGACTGGTGGTGGGCGAAAGCTTAATTCCCAGGGTAATGGATCATTTTGATGAGGCGGGGCTGTTTCCTGCTTTGGATAAAATGGGCTTTGAAAAGAAGCTGGGCGCACGTTTTTTAAGAGGTGACGAGGTTTGCATTTTTGATTTCAGCGACAAATTCGGGGAAGGCTGGAATTGGACCTGGCAGGTTCCGAGAGCTGATTTTGACCATACATTAGCTCAGGAAGTAATCAACAAAGGCATTGATCTGGAATTTGAAACGGAAGTAACTGATATTCAATTCAACGGTACAGATTCTGTGACAACGGTAAAAACCAAAGATGGAGAAACCAAAGAGATTCATGCTAAATTCGTAATTGATTCCAGCGGCTACGGAAGGGTACTGCCGAGACTTCTTGATCTTGAAAAACCTTCAAAACTGTCTCCTCACTCTGCTATTTTTTCTCATGTGGAGGATATTAACAGGGAAGATGGCGAGGAAGGAACTTTAATTTCCTTTGACATTATAGAAACGGAGGTATGGCTTTGGGTCATTCCTTTTTCCAACGGAAACACAAGTGTGGGTATTGTAGGCCCTACAGACTATATTGAAAAGCTTTCCGAAAACGGGAATACTGCTGAGGCATTAAGAAAAGCCATCTCCCTCTCGGATTATTATGTGAAACGTTTCGGCAATGTAGATTTTCTTTTTGAGCCGAGACACCTGAAAGATTATTCATGCTCGGTAAAGCAGCTGTTCGGGGATGGATATGCCCTGACAGGAAATGCGTCCGAGTTCCTTGATCCTGTATTTTCTTCAGGAATGGCTTTTGCTACGGAATCCGGGATGCTGGCAGCCAAACTGGCTTTAAGACAACTGAACGGCGAGAAAATCGACTGGCAGAAAGAGTATACGGATTATATTCTTTACGGGGTGGATGTTTTTACCACGTATGTAAAAGAATGGTATACGGGAAATCTTCAGGAATTATTTTTCCACCAGCCGGAAAACCCTGATGTAAAGAAAAAGATCTGTGCTGTACTGGCGGGCTATGTCTGGAATAAAGACAATCCTTTTGTAAAGAAACATGATTCGGTGATTAAAAACCTCGCCAATCTGATCAAGCTGGAGAAACAGCAGCAACGAGAACAATTATAA
- the fabG gene encoding 3-oxoacyl-ACP reductase FabG yields MKCAIVTGGSRGIGRAVCIKLAEEKNYHILINYASNEVAAKETLSKVQELGATGEILKFDVADAEESQKVLTEWQEKNPDAIVEVIVNNAGVTRDGLFMWMKNEDWSTVINTSLNGFFNVTNFFIQKLLRNKYGRIINMVSVSGVKGTAGQTNYSAAKAALVGATKALAQEVAKRNITVNAVAPGFIRTDMTQELNEDELKAMIPANRFGEAEEVADLVAFLASRKASYITGEVVNINGGIYS; encoded by the coding sequence ATGAAATGTGCAATTGTCACAGGCGGCTCCAGGGGAATTGGGAGAGCGGTCTGTATAAAACTGGCTGAAGAAAAAAACTATCACATACTGATCAACTACGCTTCAAATGAAGTTGCAGCAAAGGAAACTTTGTCCAAAGTACAGGAACTTGGCGCTACAGGAGAGATCCTTAAATTTGATGTGGCTGATGCTGAGGAAAGTCAAAAAGTTTTGACGGAATGGCAGGAAAAAAATCCTGATGCCATTGTAGAAGTGATCGTCAACAATGCCGGTGTTACAAGAGACGGGCTATTCATGTGGATGAAAAATGAAGACTGGAGCACCGTGATCAATACCAGTCTGAATGGCTTTTTCAACGTTACAAATTTCTTTATCCAGAAACTTTTACGCAATAAATACGGCAGGATTATCAATATGGTATCTGTATCCGGGGTGAAAGGAACTGCAGGACAAACCAATTACTCTGCAGCAAAAGCCGCTTTGGTAGGCGCTACAAAAGCCCTGGCCCAGGAAGTAGCCAAAAGAAATATTACGGTAAATGCCGTGGCTCCGGGATTTATCAGAACGGATATGACCCAGGAACTGAACGAAGACGAACTTAAAGCAATGATTCCGGCCAACAGATTCGGTGAAGCGGAAGAAGTAGCGGACCTGGTTGCATTTTTAGCATCCAGAAAAGCATCATACATTACCGGGGAAGTCGTGAATATTAACGGAGGAATTTACTCATAA
- a CDS encoding phytoene desaturase family protein: MKKEYDILVIGSGLGGLVSALILAKEGLKVCVLEKNNQYGGNLQTFSRDKLIFDTGVHYLGGLSKGQNLHQFFSYLEIMGELELHKMNEDAYDKISFGDEDIEYPHAQGYENFVEQLTAYFPNEKQNLESYCEEIQYVCAQFPRYQVIGKENYNEEILHLNTKRFIESVTQDKKLQAVLLGSNFLYAGDSENIPFYVHALTVNSYIQSAYKCIKGGSQITRLLIKKLRQYGAEVHKHSEVSEFVFNESGTVSSVKTKSGKEYAAKKFISNIEIRSFIKLIGEEKLRKSFLNRVMSWNPVSSCFSVYMVLKPQSFPNFNYNIYHYSSEDMIWNAYRYRKENWPETYMLSSTPSKHHPEYAESLTAISYMDFDEVKAWEKTINTVADEHERGLSYEKFKLEKAEKMICALEKKIPNLRHSIKSIYTSSPLSYRDYIGSFEGNMYGYMKNSDNPLKTMVSPRTKIDNLFLTGQSVNMHGILGVTIGAFNTCAEILGKEVLDERLKQMINANEN; the protein is encoded by the coding sequence TTGAAAAAAGAATACGACATACTTGTGATCGGTAGTGGATTGGGAGGTCTTGTTTCGGCTCTGATACTGGCGAAAGAAGGCCTGAAAGTCTGTGTCCTGGAGAAAAACAACCAGTACGGCGGCAACCTGCAGACTTTTTCGCGGGATAAGCTCATCTTTGATACAGGAGTCCATTATCTCGGAGGTCTTTCAAAAGGACAGAATCTTCATCAGTTCTTTTCCTATCTTGAAATTATGGGGGAGCTAGAACTGCATAAGATGAATGAAGATGCCTATGACAAAATCTCTTTTGGAGATGAAGATATTGAATATCCGCACGCGCAAGGCTATGAAAATTTTGTAGAACAGCTTACCGCCTATTTTCCCAACGAAAAACAAAACCTGGAAAGCTACTGTGAAGAAATCCAGTATGTTTGTGCCCAGTTTCCGAGATATCAGGTCATTGGAAAAGAAAATTATAATGAAGAAATTCTCCACCTGAATACCAAAAGATTTATAGAGTCCGTTACCCAGGATAAGAAGCTTCAGGCTGTATTGCTGGGTTCCAATTTTCTCTATGCCGGAGATTCCGAAAACATTCCCTTTTACGTTCATGCACTCACGGTGAATTCTTACATTCAGAGTGCGTACAAATGTATAAAAGGAGGGAGCCAGATCACCCGGCTGCTGATCAAAAAACTTCGGCAATATGGTGCGGAAGTCCATAAACATTCGGAAGTATCAGAATTTGTGTTTAATGAATCGGGAACAGTATCTTCAGTGAAGACCAAGTCCGGAAAAGAATATGCAGCGAAGAAATTTATTTCAAACATAGAAATCCGTTCTTTTATTAAGCTGATAGGAGAGGAAAAACTGAGAAAATCATTTCTGAACAGGGTTATGAGCTGGAACCCAGTTTCCTCATGCTTCAGTGTGTATATGGTTTTAAAGCCACAGTCTTTTCCGAATTTCAACTACAATATTTACCATTATTCATCAGAAGACATGATCTGGAATGCATACCGCTACCGTAAAGAAAACTGGCCGGAAACGTACATGCTATCCTCCACCCCTTCAAAACATCATCCGGAGTATGCAGAAAGTCTTACAGCAATTTCCTATATGGATTTTGATGAGGTTAAAGCGTGGGAAAAAACGATTAATACTGTAGCAGACGAACATGAAAGAGGATTAAGCTATGAGAAATTCAAGCTGGAAAAAGCAGAAAAGATGATCTGCGCTCTGGAAAAGAAAATCCCGAACCTCAGACATTCCATCAAAAGTATTTATACCTCTTCACCTCTGTCGTACAGGGATTATATCGGCAGCTTTGAAGGTAATATGTATGGTTATATGAAAAATTCAGATAATCCGTTGAAAACAATGGTTTCTCCACGCACAAAGATTGATAATCTGTTCCTCACGGGGCAGTCGGTGAACATGCATGGGATTTTGGGAGTTACGATCGGTGCGTTCAATACCTGTGCGGAAATCCTGGGAAAAGAAGTATTGGATGAACGGCTGAAACAAATGATCAATGCAAATGAAAACTAA
- a CDS encoding beta-ketoacyl-[acyl-carrier-protein] synthase family protein: MENRVVITGMGIYSCIGTSLEEVRESLYQGKSGIALVQERKEFGFRSGLTGVVPKPELKNLLNRRQRVSMGEESEYAYIATTDALKQAGIDQEFLDAHEVGILYGNDSVSQAVVESIDIAREKKDTTLMGSGAIFKSMNSTVTMNLSTIFKLKGINLTISAACASGSHSLGLAYMMIKNGFQDMIICGGAQETNKYSMASFDGLGVFSVREDEPAKASRPFDSGRDGLIPSGGAASLIVESLESAQKRGATILAEIVGYGFSSNGGHISTPNVDGPALAMDRALKQSGLKAEDIDYINAHATSTPIGDANEARAIHEIFGSEVPVSSTKSMTGHECWMAGASEVVYSILMMQNNFIAPNINLENPDDEAKKINLVSKTKNQKIDGFLSNSFGFGGTNSALIVKKFD, encoded by the coding sequence ATGGAAAATAGGGTTGTAATTACCGGAATGGGAATTTATTCTTGCATCGGGACCTCTTTGGAAGAAGTCAGGGAATCCCTATATCAAGGAAAGTCCGGTATTGCGTTAGTACAGGAAAGAAAAGAATTTGGCTTCAGGTCCGGCCTTACAGGGGTAGTTCCTAAACCGGAACTTAAAAACCTGCTCAACAGACGCCAGCGTGTAAGCATGGGCGAGGAAAGCGAGTATGCTTATATTGCCACTACAGATGCATTGAAGCAGGCGGGAATTGACCAGGAATTTCTGGATGCCCACGAAGTAGGAATCCTGTATGGAAATGACAGTGTTTCCCAGGCAGTGGTAGAATCTATTGATATTGCCAGGGAGAAAAAAGATACTACATTGATGGGGTCGGGAGCGATTTTCAAGTCAATGAATTCTACCGTAACCATGAACCTTTCAACGATTTTTAAGCTGAAAGGCATCAATCTTACCATCAGTGCGGCATGTGCCAGCGGTTCCCATTCTCTGGGACTGGCTTATATGATGATCAAAAACGGTTTTCAGGATATGATTATCTGTGGTGGAGCCCAGGAAACCAACAAATACTCAATGGCTAGCTTTGACGGGCTGGGCGTTTTCTCAGTGAGAGAAGATGAGCCTGCGAAAGCTTCCAGACCATTTGATTCAGGCAGAGACGGGCTTATCCCAAGCGGAGGAGCGGCCAGCCTTATTGTAGAAAGCCTGGAATCTGCTCAGAAAAGAGGCGCAACCATTCTTGCAGAGATTGTAGGATATGGATTCTCCTCAAACGGCGGACATATTTCAACCCCTAATGTGGACGGACCTGCTTTGGCAATGGACAGGGCTCTGAAACAGTCAGGATTGAAAGCGGAAGACATCGATTATATCAACGCCCACGCAACTTCCACACCCATTGGGGATGCCAATGAAGCCAGGGCAATTCATGAGATCTTCGGAAGTGAAGTTCCGGTAAGCTCTACCAAGTCTATGACCGGGCATGAATGCTGGATGGCGGGAGCCAGCGAAGTGGTGTATTCTATTCTGATGATGCAGAATAATTTTATAGCACCGAACATCAATCTGGAAAACCCTGATGATGAGGCGAAAAAGATAAATCTGGTCTCCAAAACGAAAAATCAAAAAATTGACGGATTTTTGTCAAATTCTTTCGGATTTGGGGGAACCAATTCCGCATTAATAGTTAAAAAATTTGATTAA
- a CDS encoding M23 family metallopeptidase: MKLFHKLTIIVCSFIGIVISAQNNYPQNYFRNPLNIPMQLAANFGAVRSNHFHMGLDLRTNSQENLPVVAAADGYVSRIKVERYGFGNAVYITHPNGYTTVYAHLNKYFPGLDDYVKERQYKEEKWEQDINLSPSQFPVTKGQTIALSGNTGGSAGPHLHFEIRDTKTEECINPLLFGFNIPDRIAPSVSGIYWYDRRFSTYEPGANGIAVKKAGSAYTTDIIQVTSPEISFAVKATDKANQGFSLGIYQAELLMDGNLIYSFSIDKVSYDDTRYQNGCIDYTKFSRDKMSIQHLSELPGVKLKNYNSSGNTGIIHLEDDSIHNIEIVLKDINGNTSKLVTKVRYDRNSPQVTSSDKLVKPNEGKTIRTENAEITLSKNAVYDAINFKMNENPASHAHAVSNTIVLQTSYIPVHDQYTLKIKPNRKLSSEEKNKVVMLFDYGSDRDAIKGKWNGDWVEAGFNRFGTAVLLLDESLPSVSAGWKEGALIGSSALRLKGTTKVGDIVSVRAELDGKWLRFARVKDDFVYAFDEKCPKGSGLHTLKVTTTNTAGNTNVQTFTFQR; encoded by the coding sequence ATGAAACTTTTCCACAAGCTTACGATCATCGTCTGTTCCTTTATAGGTATCGTGATATCAGCTCAAAATAATTATCCGCAAAATTATTTCCGAAACCCATTGAACATTCCCATGCAGCTTGCAGCTAACTTCGGAGCTGTTCGTTCCAATCATTTTCATATGGGGCTGGATCTCAGAACTAACAGTCAGGAAAATTTACCGGTTGTAGCCGCAGCAGATGGCTATGTAAGCAGGATCAAAGTAGAACGCTATGGGTTTGGAAATGCAGTGTATATTACCCATCCGAACGGTTACACCACCGTATATGCTCACCTCAATAAGTACTTTCCGGGACTGGATGATTATGTGAAGGAAAGACAGTACAAAGAAGAAAAATGGGAACAGGATATTAATCTTTCTCCTTCGCAGTTTCCTGTAACCAAAGGGCAAACCATCGCTTTGAGTGGAAATACTGGAGGCTCTGCGGGACCGCATTTGCATTTTGAGATCAGGGATACCAAAACAGAAGAATGTATCAATCCTTTGCTTTTTGGCTTTAATATTCCCGACCGTATAGCTCCTTCTGTTAGCGGCATTTATTGGTATGATCGCCGTTTCAGTACTTACGAACCTGGTGCAAATGGAATTGCTGTTAAGAAAGCAGGAAGTGCCTACACAACTGATATTATTCAGGTTACCTCCCCGGAAATAAGCTTTGCGGTGAAAGCCACAGACAAAGCCAATCAGGGATTCAGTCTGGGAATTTATCAGGCAGAATTATTAATGGATGGAAATCTGATCTATAGCTTTTCCATCGACAAAGTAAGTTATGATGACACCCGTTACCAGAATGGTTGTATAGATTATACAAAGTTTTCAAGAGATAAAATGAGCATTCAGCATTTATCTGAATTACCCGGTGTGAAACTGAAAAATTATAATTCATCCGGAAACACAGGAATTATTCATCTTGAGGATGACAGCATTCACAATATCGAAATTGTTTTAAAGGACATCAATGGAAACACGAGTAAGCTGGTAACAAAGGTTCGCTACGACAGAAATTCACCGCAGGTTACTTCTTCCGATAAACTGGTAAAACCGAATGAAGGGAAAACAATCCGTACAGAAAATGCAGAAATTACACTCAGCAAAAACGCCGTGTACGATGCCATAAATTTTAAAATGAATGAAAATCCGGCTTCCCATGCCCATGCCGTTTCAAATACAATTGTTCTGCAGACTTCATACATTCCGGTTCATGACCAATATACTCTAAAGATCAAGCCCAACAGAAAGCTATCCAGTGAAGAAAAGAATAAAGTCGTTATGCTGTTTGATTACGGAAGTGATAGAGATGCAATAAAAGGGAAATGGAACGGAGATTGGGTGGAAGCAGGATTTAACAGATTTGGAACAGCCGTTCTCCTGTTGGATGAGAGCTTGCCTTCCGTTTCTGCTGGCTGGAAGGAGGGAGCGCTTATCGGTAGCAGTGCACTAAGGCTGAAGGGAACCACAAAAGTGGGGGATATTGTTTCAGTCCGGGCGGAGCTGGATGGGAAGTGGCTTCGTTTTGCCCGTGTAAAAGATGATTTTGTCTATGCTTTCGATGAAAAATGCCCCAAAGGCTCGGGACTTCATACTTTAAAAGTCACCACAACCAATACCGCAGGAAACACCAATGTGCAGACTTTTACCTTCCAGCGATAA